The proteins below are encoded in one region of Vulpes lagopus strain Blue_001 chromosome 10, ASM1834538v1, whole genome shotgun sequence:
- the PITPNM3 gene encoding membrane-associated phosphatidylinositol transfer protein 3 isoform X1 — MAQAGRAGGPPPGGGAPWHLRTVLSDSVESSDDEFFDAREEVAEGKNAILIGMSQWNSNDLVEQMETMGKLEEHQGDGSTPCTSSTLQEKQRELYRVSLRRQRFPAQGSIEIHEDNEEGCPQRSCKTHVLLLVLHGGNILDTGVGDPSCKAADIHTFTSVLEKVTRAHFPAALGHILVKFVPCPAVCSDAFSLVSNLNPYSHDEGCLGNSQDHVPLAALPLLAISSPRYQDAVATVIERANQVYTEFLKSPDGIGFSGQPACCPPADPGCRTSTCLPSGLPLYLTGTGSSVSPGQVCLIGDCVGGLLAFDAICYSAGPSGDSPGSSSRKGSVSSTQDTVAVDEACSLASSKRLSKSSVDVSSAPEDEEPPRPLPRKQSDSSTYDCEAITQHHAFLSSIHSGVLKDEAEPPAAGGSQPPEVSLGRLDFDVSDFFLFGSPLGLVLAMRRTVLPGLDGFQVRPACSQVYSFFHCADPSASRLEPLLEPKFHLVPPVSVPRYQRFPLGDGQSLLLADALHAHGSLFLGCSSQDSPPLPDAPASSPPVLRAQRPGRRVSQDSSHSESSGSSDSLAPVGASHITARWWGSKRIDYALYCPDVLMAFPTVALPHLFHASYWESTDVVAFILRQVMRYESVAVKESVGLDAAVLSPANPREKWLRKRTQVKLRNVTANHRANDVIAAEDGPQVLVGRFMYGPLDMVALTGEKVDILVMAEPSSGRWVHLDTEITNSSGRITYSVPRPRRLGVGVYPVKMVVRGDQTFAMSSLTVLPRGMECVVFSIDGSFAASVSIMGSDPKVRPGAVDVVRHWQDLGYLILYITGRPDMQKQRVMSWLSQHNFPQGMIFFSDGLVHDPLRQKAIFLRNLVQECFIKISAAYGSTKDISVYSVLGLPPSQIFIVGRPSKKYQTQCQFLSEGYAAHLAVLEAGHRARPKKNNPRMVLRKGSFGLHAQPEFLRKRNHLRRTMSVQQPDPPANPKPERAQSQPESDKDHERPLGALSWARGPPKFQSVP; from the exons GAGAACTGTACCGGGTTTCCTTGAGAAGACAGAGGTTCCCGGCCCAGGGAAGCATCGAGATCCATGAAGACAATGAG GAAGGCTGCCCACAGCGCTCCTGCAAGACACATGTCCTCCTGCTGGTGCTGCATGGGGGCAACATCCTGGACACGGGTGTGGGCGACCCATCCTGCAAGGCAGCCGACATCCACACCTTCACCTCCGTGCTGGAGAAGGTCACGCGGGCCCACTTCCCAGCAGCCCTGGGCCACATCCTCGTCAAGTTTGTGCCCTGCCCTGCTGTCTGCTCGGACGCCTTCTCACTTGTCTCTAA CCTGAACCCCTACAGCCACGATGAGGGCTGCCTCGGCAACAGCCAGGACCATGTCCCTCTGGCTGCACTGCCCCTGCTGGCCATCTCATCTCCACGCTACCAGGATGCGGTCGCTACTGTCATCGAGCGGGCCAACCAGGTCTACACAGAGTTCCTCAAGTCCCCTGACGGTATCGGCTTTAGTGGGCAG CCTGCCTGCTGTCCTCCGGCTGACCCTGGCTGCAGAACGAGCACCTGTCTCCCATCGGGTCTCCCTCTGTATCTCACGGGGACAGGTTCCTCAGTGTCCCCTGGACAG GTGTGTCTCATCGGGGACTGTGTGGGCGGCCTCCTGGCCTTTGATGCCATCTGCTACAGCGCGGGGCCCTCAGGGGACAGCCCAGGCAGCAGCAGCCGGAAAGGGAGCGTCAGCAGCACGCAG GACACTGTCGCGGTGGATGAGGCGTGCAGTCTGGCCAGCAGTAAGCGTCTCAGCAAAAGCAGCGTTGATGTCTCCAGTGCACCGGAGGATGAGGAGCCCCCGAGGCCATTGCCGCGGAAACAGAGTGACTCCTCCACGTATGACTGTGAGGCCATCACCCAGCATCACGCCTTCCTGTCGAG CATCCACTCCGGTGTGCTGAAGGACGAGGCCGAGCCTCCTGCGGCCGGGGGGTCCCAGCCGCCCGAGGTCAGCCTGGGTCGCTTGGACTTCGACGTGTCCGACTTCTTCCTCTTCGGCTCGCCCCTGGGCCTGGTCCTGGCCATGCGGAGGACGGTGCTGCCTGGGCTGGACG GCTTCCAGGTGCGTCCTGCCTGCAGCCAGGTCTACAGCTTCTTCCACTGCGCGGACCCCTCGGCCTCGCGGCTCGAGCCCCTGCTGGAACCCAAGTTCCACCTGGTGCCGCCCGTCAGCGTCCCGCGCTACCAGAGGTTCCCGCTGGGCGATGGACAGTCCCTCCTGCTGG CCGATGCCCTGCACGCCCACGGCTCCCTGTTCCTGGGGTGCAGCTCACAGGACAGCCCACCGCTTCCCGACGCCCCCGCCTCGTCTCCCCCAGTTCTGAGGGCCCAGCGCCCGGGCCGCAGGGTGAGCCAGGACAGCTCCCATAGTGAGAGCTCAGGGTCTTCGGACAGCCTGGCCCCGGTGGGCGCCTCCCACA TCACAGCCAGGTGGTGGGGTTCCAAGCGCATCGACTATGCCCTGTACTGCCCCGACGTCCTCATGGCTTTCCCAACTGTGGCCCTGCCCCACCTCTTCCACGCCAGCTACTGGGAGTCCACAGACGTGGTGGCCTTCATCCTGAGACAG GTGATGCGCTATGAGAGTGTGGCTGTCAAGGAGAGCGTGGGCCTGGATGCTGCAGTGCTGAGCCCCGCCAACCCCCGTGAGAAGTGGCTCCGTAAGAGGACCCAGGTCAAGCTGCGG AACGTGACTGCGAACCACCGGGCCAATGACGTGATAGCGGCCGAGGACGGCCCCCAGGTCCTGGTGGGGCGCTTCATGTACGGGCCCCTCGACATGGTGGCTCTGACTGGAGAGAAG GTGGACATCCTGGTGATGGCGGAGCCGTCCTCGGGCCGCTGGGTACACCTGGACACGGAGATCACCAACAGCAGCGGCCGGATCACGTACAGCGTGCCGCGGCCCCGACGCCTGGGTGTTGGCGTCTACCCGGTGAAGATGGTGGTCAG GGGTGACCAGACCTTTGCAATGAGCTCCCTCACGGTGCTGCCCAGGGGCATGGAGTGTGTGGTGTTCAGCATTGACGGGTCTTTTGCTGCCAGCGTGTCCATCATGGGAAGTGACCCCAAGGTCCGGCCAGGGGCGGTAGACGTGGTACG GCACTGGCAGGACCTGGGCTACCTGATCCTGTACATCACGGGGCGGCCAGACATGCAGAAGCAGCGGGTGATGTCGTGGCTGTCGCAGCACAACTTCCCACAGGGCATGATCTTCTTCTCGGATGGGCTGGTGCACGACCCGCTGCGGCAGAAGGCCATCTTCCTGCGGAACCTGGTGCAGGAG TGCTTCATCAAAATCAGCGCGGCTTACGGCTCCACGAAGGACATCTCTGTGTACAGCGTGCTGGGGCTGCCGCCCTCCCAGATCTTCATCGTGGGCCGGCCCTCCAAGAAGTACCAAACCCAGTGCCAG TTCCTGAGCGAGGGCTACGCCGCGCACCTGGCGGTGCTGGAGGCCGGCCACCGCGCACGCCCCAAGAAGAACAACCCGCGCATGGTCCTGCGCAAGGGCAGCTTCggcctccatgctcagccagAGTTCCTGCGGAAGCGCAACCACCTGCGCAGGACCATGTCTGTGCAGCAGCCAGACCCGCCCGCCAACCCCAAGCCCGAGCGGGCGCAGAGCCAGCCGGAGTCTGACAAGGACCACGAGCGGCCCCTGGGTGCGCTCAGCTGGGCACGCGGGCCCCCCAAGTTCCAGTCGGTGCCCTGA
- the PITPNM3 gene encoding membrane-associated phosphatidylinositol transfer protein 3 isoform X3, protein MAQAGRAGGPPPGGGAPWHLRTVLSDSVESSDDEFFDAREEVAEGKNAILIGMSQWNSNDLVEQMETMGKLEEHQGDGSTPCTSSTLQEKQRELYRVSLRRQRFPAQGSIEIHEDNEEGCPQRSCKTHVLLLVLHGGNILDTGVGDPSCKAADIHTFTSVLEKVTRAHFPAALGHILVKFVPCPAVCSDAFSLVSNLNPYSHDEGCLGNSQDHVPLAALPLLAISSPRYQDAVATVIERANQVYTEFLKSPDGIGFSGQVCLIGDCVGGLLAFDAICYSAGPSGDSPGSSSRKGSVSSTQDTVAVDEACSLASSKRLSKSSVDVSSAPEDEEPPRPLPRKQSDSSTYDCEAITQHHAFLSSIHSGVLKDEAEPPAAGGSQPPEVSLGRLDFDVSDFFLFGSPLGLVLAMRRTVLPGLDGFQVRPACSQVYSFFHCADPSASRLEPLLEPKFHLVPPVSVPRYQRFPLGDGQSLLLADALHAHGSLFLGCSSQDSPPLPDAPASSPPVLRAQRPGRRVSQDSSHSESSGSSDSLAPVGASHITARWWGSKRIDYALYCPDVLMAFPTVALPHLFHASYWESTDVVAFILRQVMRYESVAVKESVGLDAAVLSPANPREKWLRKRTQVKLRNVTANHRANDVIAAEDGPQVLVGRFMYGPLDMVALTGEKVDILVMAEPSSGRWVHLDTEITNSSGRITYSVPRPRRLGVGVYPVKMVVRGDQTFAMSSLTVLPRGMECVVFSIDGSFAASVSIMGSDPKVRPGAVDVVRHWQDLGYLILYITGRPDMQKQRVMSWLSQHNFPQGMIFFSDGLVHDPLRQKAIFLRNLVQECFIKISAAYGSTKDISVYSVLGLPPSQIFIVGRPSKKYQTQCQFLSEGYAAHLAVLEAGHRARPKKNNPRMVLRKGSFGLHAQPEFLRKRNHLRRTMSVQQPDPPANPKPERAQSQPESDKDHERPLGALSWARGPPKFQSVP, encoded by the exons GAGAACTGTACCGGGTTTCCTTGAGAAGACAGAGGTTCCCGGCCCAGGGAAGCATCGAGATCCATGAAGACAATGAG GAAGGCTGCCCACAGCGCTCCTGCAAGACACATGTCCTCCTGCTGGTGCTGCATGGGGGCAACATCCTGGACACGGGTGTGGGCGACCCATCCTGCAAGGCAGCCGACATCCACACCTTCACCTCCGTGCTGGAGAAGGTCACGCGGGCCCACTTCCCAGCAGCCCTGGGCCACATCCTCGTCAAGTTTGTGCCCTGCCCTGCTGTCTGCTCGGACGCCTTCTCACTTGTCTCTAA CCTGAACCCCTACAGCCACGATGAGGGCTGCCTCGGCAACAGCCAGGACCATGTCCCTCTGGCTGCACTGCCCCTGCTGGCCATCTCATCTCCACGCTACCAGGATGCGGTCGCTACTGTCATCGAGCGGGCCAACCAGGTCTACACAGAGTTCCTCAAGTCCCCTGACGGTATCGGCTTTAGTGGGCAG GTGTGTCTCATCGGGGACTGTGTGGGCGGCCTCCTGGCCTTTGATGCCATCTGCTACAGCGCGGGGCCCTCAGGGGACAGCCCAGGCAGCAGCAGCCGGAAAGGGAGCGTCAGCAGCACGCAG GACACTGTCGCGGTGGATGAGGCGTGCAGTCTGGCCAGCAGTAAGCGTCTCAGCAAAAGCAGCGTTGATGTCTCCAGTGCACCGGAGGATGAGGAGCCCCCGAGGCCATTGCCGCGGAAACAGAGTGACTCCTCCACGTATGACTGTGAGGCCATCACCCAGCATCACGCCTTCCTGTCGAG CATCCACTCCGGTGTGCTGAAGGACGAGGCCGAGCCTCCTGCGGCCGGGGGGTCCCAGCCGCCCGAGGTCAGCCTGGGTCGCTTGGACTTCGACGTGTCCGACTTCTTCCTCTTCGGCTCGCCCCTGGGCCTGGTCCTGGCCATGCGGAGGACGGTGCTGCCTGGGCTGGACG GCTTCCAGGTGCGTCCTGCCTGCAGCCAGGTCTACAGCTTCTTCCACTGCGCGGACCCCTCGGCCTCGCGGCTCGAGCCCCTGCTGGAACCCAAGTTCCACCTGGTGCCGCCCGTCAGCGTCCCGCGCTACCAGAGGTTCCCGCTGGGCGATGGACAGTCCCTCCTGCTGG CCGATGCCCTGCACGCCCACGGCTCCCTGTTCCTGGGGTGCAGCTCACAGGACAGCCCACCGCTTCCCGACGCCCCCGCCTCGTCTCCCCCAGTTCTGAGGGCCCAGCGCCCGGGCCGCAGGGTGAGCCAGGACAGCTCCCATAGTGAGAGCTCAGGGTCTTCGGACAGCCTGGCCCCGGTGGGCGCCTCCCACA TCACAGCCAGGTGGTGGGGTTCCAAGCGCATCGACTATGCCCTGTACTGCCCCGACGTCCTCATGGCTTTCCCAACTGTGGCCCTGCCCCACCTCTTCCACGCCAGCTACTGGGAGTCCACAGACGTGGTGGCCTTCATCCTGAGACAG GTGATGCGCTATGAGAGTGTGGCTGTCAAGGAGAGCGTGGGCCTGGATGCTGCAGTGCTGAGCCCCGCCAACCCCCGTGAGAAGTGGCTCCGTAAGAGGACCCAGGTCAAGCTGCGG AACGTGACTGCGAACCACCGGGCCAATGACGTGATAGCGGCCGAGGACGGCCCCCAGGTCCTGGTGGGGCGCTTCATGTACGGGCCCCTCGACATGGTGGCTCTGACTGGAGAGAAG GTGGACATCCTGGTGATGGCGGAGCCGTCCTCGGGCCGCTGGGTACACCTGGACACGGAGATCACCAACAGCAGCGGCCGGATCACGTACAGCGTGCCGCGGCCCCGACGCCTGGGTGTTGGCGTCTACCCGGTGAAGATGGTGGTCAG GGGTGACCAGACCTTTGCAATGAGCTCCCTCACGGTGCTGCCCAGGGGCATGGAGTGTGTGGTGTTCAGCATTGACGGGTCTTTTGCTGCCAGCGTGTCCATCATGGGAAGTGACCCCAAGGTCCGGCCAGGGGCGGTAGACGTGGTACG GCACTGGCAGGACCTGGGCTACCTGATCCTGTACATCACGGGGCGGCCAGACATGCAGAAGCAGCGGGTGATGTCGTGGCTGTCGCAGCACAACTTCCCACAGGGCATGATCTTCTTCTCGGATGGGCTGGTGCACGACCCGCTGCGGCAGAAGGCCATCTTCCTGCGGAACCTGGTGCAGGAG TGCTTCATCAAAATCAGCGCGGCTTACGGCTCCACGAAGGACATCTCTGTGTACAGCGTGCTGGGGCTGCCGCCCTCCCAGATCTTCATCGTGGGCCGGCCCTCCAAGAAGTACCAAACCCAGTGCCAG TTCCTGAGCGAGGGCTACGCCGCGCACCTGGCGGTGCTGGAGGCCGGCCACCGCGCACGCCCCAAGAAGAACAACCCGCGCATGGTCCTGCGCAAGGGCAGCTTCggcctccatgctcagccagAGTTCCTGCGGAAGCGCAACCACCTGCGCAGGACCATGTCTGTGCAGCAGCCAGACCCGCCCGCCAACCCCAAGCCCGAGCGGGCGCAGAGCCAGCCGGAGTCTGACAAGGACCACGAGCGGCCCCTGGGTGCGCTCAGCTGGGCACGCGGGCCCCCCAAGTTCCAGTCGGTGCCCTGA
- the PITPNM3 gene encoding membrane-associated phosphatidylinositol transfer protein 3 isoform X2 has product MAQAGRAGGPPPGGGAPWHLRTVLSDSVESSDDEFFDAREEVAEGKNAILIGMSQWNSNDLVEQMETMGKLEEHQGELYRVSLRRQRFPAQGSIEIHEDNEEGCPQRSCKTHVLLLVLHGGNILDTGVGDPSCKAADIHTFTSVLEKVTRAHFPAALGHILVKFVPCPAVCSDAFSLVSNLNPYSHDEGCLGNSQDHVPLAALPLLAISSPRYQDAVATVIERANQVYTEFLKSPDGIGFSGQPACCPPADPGCRTSTCLPSGLPLYLTGTGSSVSPGQVCLIGDCVGGLLAFDAICYSAGPSGDSPGSSSRKGSVSSTQDTVAVDEACSLASSKRLSKSSVDVSSAPEDEEPPRPLPRKQSDSSTYDCEAITQHHAFLSSIHSGVLKDEAEPPAAGGSQPPEVSLGRLDFDVSDFFLFGSPLGLVLAMRRTVLPGLDGFQVRPACSQVYSFFHCADPSASRLEPLLEPKFHLVPPVSVPRYQRFPLGDGQSLLLADALHAHGSLFLGCSSQDSPPLPDAPASSPPVLRAQRPGRRVSQDSSHSESSGSSDSLAPVGASHITARWWGSKRIDYALYCPDVLMAFPTVALPHLFHASYWESTDVVAFILRQVMRYESVAVKESVGLDAAVLSPANPREKWLRKRTQVKLRNVTANHRANDVIAAEDGPQVLVGRFMYGPLDMVALTGEKVDILVMAEPSSGRWVHLDTEITNSSGRITYSVPRPRRLGVGVYPVKMVVRGDQTFAMSSLTVLPRGMECVVFSIDGSFAASVSIMGSDPKVRPGAVDVVRHWQDLGYLILYITGRPDMQKQRVMSWLSQHNFPQGMIFFSDGLVHDPLRQKAIFLRNLVQECFIKISAAYGSTKDISVYSVLGLPPSQIFIVGRPSKKYQTQCQFLSEGYAAHLAVLEAGHRARPKKNNPRMVLRKGSFGLHAQPEFLRKRNHLRRTMSVQQPDPPANPKPERAQSQPESDKDHERPLGALSWARGPPKFQSVP; this is encoded by the exons GAGAACTGTACCGGGTTTCCTTGAGAAGACAGAGGTTCCCGGCCCAGGGAAGCATCGAGATCCATGAAGACAATGAG GAAGGCTGCCCACAGCGCTCCTGCAAGACACATGTCCTCCTGCTGGTGCTGCATGGGGGCAACATCCTGGACACGGGTGTGGGCGACCCATCCTGCAAGGCAGCCGACATCCACACCTTCACCTCCGTGCTGGAGAAGGTCACGCGGGCCCACTTCCCAGCAGCCCTGGGCCACATCCTCGTCAAGTTTGTGCCCTGCCCTGCTGTCTGCTCGGACGCCTTCTCACTTGTCTCTAA CCTGAACCCCTACAGCCACGATGAGGGCTGCCTCGGCAACAGCCAGGACCATGTCCCTCTGGCTGCACTGCCCCTGCTGGCCATCTCATCTCCACGCTACCAGGATGCGGTCGCTACTGTCATCGAGCGGGCCAACCAGGTCTACACAGAGTTCCTCAAGTCCCCTGACGGTATCGGCTTTAGTGGGCAG CCTGCCTGCTGTCCTCCGGCTGACCCTGGCTGCAGAACGAGCACCTGTCTCCCATCGGGTCTCCCTCTGTATCTCACGGGGACAGGTTCCTCAGTGTCCCCTGGACAG GTGTGTCTCATCGGGGACTGTGTGGGCGGCCTCCTGGCCTTTGATGCCATCTGCTACAGCGCGGGGCCCTCAGGGGACAGCCCAGGCAGCAGCAGCCGGAAAGGGAGCGTCAGCAGCACGCAG GACACTGTCGCGGTGGATGAGGCGTGCAGTCTGGCCAGCAGTAAGCGTCTCAGCAAAAGCAGCGTTGATGTCTCCAGTGCACCGGAGGATGAGGAGCCCCCGAGGCCATTGCCGCGGAAACAGAGTGACTCCTCCACGTATGACTGTGAGGCCATCACCCAGCATCACGCCTTCCTGTCGAG CATCCACTCCGGTGTGCTGAAGGACGAGGCCGAGCCTCCTGCGGCCGGGGGGTCCCAGCCGCCCGAGGTCAGCCTGGGTCGCTTGGACTTCGACGTGTCCGACTTCTTCCTCTTCGGCTCGCCCCTGGGCCTGGTCCTGGCCATGCGGAGGACGGTGCTGCCTGGGCTGGACG GCTTCCAGGTGCGTCCTGCCTGCAGCCAGGTCTACAGCTTCTTCCACTGCGCGGACCCCTCGGCCTCGCGGCTCGAGCCCCTGCTGGAACCCAAGTTCCACCTGGTGCCGCCCGTCAGCGTCCCGCGCTACCAGAGGTTCCCGCTGGGCGATGGACAGTCCCTCCTGCTGG CCGATGCCCTGCACGCCCACGGCTCCCTGTTCCTGGGGTGCAGCTCACAGGACAGCCCACCGCTTCCCGACGCCCCCGCCTCGTCTCCCCCAGTTCTGAGGGCCCAGCGCCCGGGCCGCAGGGTGAGCCAGGACAGCTCCCATAGTGAGAGCTCAGGGTCTTCGGACAGCCTGGCCCCGGTGGGCGCCTCCCACA TCACAGCCAGGTGGTGGGGTTCCAAGCGCATCGACTATGCCCTGTACTGCCCCGACGTCCTCATGGCTTTCCCAACTGTGGCCCTGCCCCACCTCTTCCACGCCAGCTACTGGGAGTCCACAGACGTGGTGGCCTTCATCCTGAGACAG GTGATGCGCTATGAGAGTGTGGCTGTCAAGGAGAGCGTGGGCCTGGATGCTGCAGTGCTGAGCCCCGCCAACCCCCGTGAGAAGTGGCTCCGTAAGAGGACCCAGGTCAAGCTGCGG AACGTGACTGCGAACCACCGGGCCAATGACGTGATAGCGGCCGAGGACGGCCCCCAGGTCCTGGTGGGGCGCTTCATGTACGGGCCCCTCGACATGGTGGCTCTGACTGGAGAGAAG GTGGACATCCTGGTGATGGCGGAGCCGTCCTCGGGCCGCTGGGTACACCTGGACACGGAGATCACCAACAGCAGCGGCCGGATCACGTACAGCGTGCCGCGGCCCCGACGCCTGGGTGTTGGCGTCTACCCGGTGAAGATGGTGGTCAG GGGTGACCAGACCTTTGCAATGAGCTCCCTCACGGTGCTGCCCAGGGGCATGGAGTGTGTGGTGTTCAGCATTGACGGGTCTTTTGCTGCCAGCGTGTCCATCATGGGAAGTGACCCCAAGGTCCGGCCAGGGGCGGTAGACGTGGTACG GCACTGGCAGGACCTGGGCTACCTGATCCTGTACATCACGGGGCGGCCAGACATGCAGAAGCAGCGGGTGATGTCGTGGCTGTCGCAGCACAACTTCCCACAGGGCATGATCTTCTTCTCGGATGGGCTGGTGCACGACCCGCTGCGGCAGAAGGCCATCTTCCTGCGGAACCTGGTGCAGGAG TGCTTCATCAAAATCAGCGCGGCTTACGGCTCCACGAAGGACATCTCTGTGTACAGCGTGCTGGGGCTGCCGCCCTCCCAGATCTTCATCGTGGGCCGGCCCTCCAAGAAGTACCAAACCCAGTGCCAG TTCCTGAGCGAGGGCTACGCCGCGCACCTGGCGGTGCTGGAGGCCGGCCACCGCGCACGCCCCAAGAAGAACAACCCGCGCATGGTCCTGCGCAAGGGCAGCTTCggcctccatgctcagccagAGTTCCTGCGGAAGCGCAACCACCTGCGCAGGACCATGTCTGTGCAGCAGCCAGACCCGCCCGCCAACCCCAAGCCCGAGCGGGCGCAGAGCCAGCCGGAGTCTGACAAGGACCACGAGCGGCCCCTGGGTGCGCTCAGCTGGGCACGCGGGCCCCCCAAGTTCCAGTCGGTGCCCTGA